A portion of the Candidatus Poribacteria bacterium genome contains these proteins:
- a CDS encoding SDR family oxidoreductase — protein MPNLRFAAPKEKRVAVITGGARGIGGASALRIAEEGRDIVIADILEAEAADLIKEIEQMGQRALFIKTDVTDFAAVQSMVDQTVKTFGRLDILVCCAGILGLEAPFHEQSVEQFDKVMRINIYGVYHAHQAAIPHMLAQGWGRCVTISSGARNGGTNVVPYGVSKGAVFSFIGALGNAYPKQGVFVNGVEPGRALTEMVVPRFSAEFLANPGTPVGRYSDAEELAEVIEFLCSERNTYTTGAVWSVKGGTG, from the coding sequence ATGCCGAATCTGCGTTTTGCAGCACCCAAAGAAAAACGGGTGGCAGTAATTACTGGCGGGGCTCGAGGTATCGGTGGGGCGTCTGCCCTTCGGATTGCGGAAGAGGGGCGGGATATTGTCATCGCGGATATCCTCGAAGCGGAAGCCGCCGATTTAATTAAAGAGATTGAACAGATGGGGCAGCGTGCGCTGTTTATAAAAACAGACGTTACTGATTTCGCTGCCGTTCAATCAATGGTCGATCAAACGGTCAAAACCTTCGGGCGTTTGGACATTCTTGTCTGCTGCGCTGGAATTTTGGGGTTGGAAGCACCGTTCCATGAACAATCGGTTGAGCAGTTCGATAAAGTCATGCGGATTAACATCTACGGCGTTTATCACGCCCATCAGGCAGCTATCCCTCACATGTTGGCGCAAGGCTGGGGACGGTGTGTGACAATCTCCTCCGGAGCACGCAACGGCGGGACCAACGTGGTTCCGTATGGTGTTTCTAAGGGAGCGGTCTTCTCGTTTATCGGTGCGCTTGGCAATGCGTATCCCAAACAGGGAGTGTTCGTGAATGGTGTGGAACCGGGACGTGCGCTTACGGAGATGGTTGTTCCACGCTTTTCTGCTGAATTTCTCGCCAATCCGGGGACGCCGGTCGGGCGGTACTCAGACGCGGAGGAGTTGGCAGAAGTTATCGAATTTCTCTGCTCAGAGCGCAATACCTACACTACCGGCGCTGTCTGGAGTGTGAAGGGTGGAACAGGATAA
- a CDS encoding SDR family oxidoreductase gives MNLGLNQKVAIVCAASKGLGRASAMALAREGVNVVINEAASTIRAESGSRVLPVVCDLTREGDIERLVEKSVDEFGTVDILVTNVGHPQMGAFSDLTDVDWQGGYEGVLLPVIRLCRLAIPHMQQVHWGRIVHITSIAVREPGTPYLISSVFRAGVAALSKSLANELGHAGILVNTVCPGPFRTPLGEELIQRTAAAQNRTYAEVESETAQASVIGRMGEADELGALVAFLCSEQAGDITGQIMSVDGGAARGLF, from the coding sequence ATGAACTTAGGATTAAATCAAAAGGTCGCCATCGTCTGTGCGGCGAGCAAGGGCTTAGGGAGGGCGAGTGCAATGGCGTTAGCTCGCGAAGGCGTGAACGTGGTTATCAATGAAGCAGCGTCAACAATACGCGCCGAAAGTGGCTCGCGAGTACTGCCCGTCGTCTGCGATCTCACAAGAGAAGGAGACATTGAACGACTAGTAGAGAAGAGCGTGGACGAATTTGGAACTGTTGATATTCTCGTTACCAACGTTGGACACCCGCAGATGGGTGCCTTCTCAGATCTAACGGATGTGGACTGGCAGGGGGGCTATGAAGGTGTTTTGCTCCCGGTGATTCGGCTCTGTCGCTTGGCTATCCCTCACATGCAGCAGGTGCATTGGGGACGCATCGTGCACATCACCAGTATTGCCGTCAGAGAACCCGGCACACCTTACCTGATCTCCAGCGTTTTTCGGGCAGGCGTGGCAGCGTTGAGCAAGTCGCTTGCCAACGAACTGGGCCATGCAGGAATTTTGGTCAATACCGTTTGTCCTGGACCGTTTCGGACACCACTCGGTGAAGAACTGATACAGCGAACAGCGGCAGCGCAGAATAGAACCTATGCAGAGGTTGAATCAGAGACGGCTCAAGCCTCCGTTATCGGTCGGATGGGTGAGGCGGATGAGTTGGGTGCACTTGTCGCCTTTCTATGCAGCGAACAAGCTGGAGACATCACAGGACAAATTATGTCAGTGGATGGGGGAGCAGCGCGTGGATTATTTTGA
- a CDS encoding P1 family peptidase — protein MGTPLKNDTITAINGIKVGNATDEKARTGCTVILCESGAVAGVDVRGSAPGTRETDAIRPGGLVEKVHAVLLTGGSAFGLDAAGGVMQFLEERDVGFPAGPVRVPIVPSAVIFDLGVGDSKVRPDREMGYRACVNATSVQVEMGQVGAGTGATVGKGPGLQPSNGGLGSACYALKSGLIVGAIVVVNAVGNIVDPATGKILAGAKHPETGEFVDIVERLSEQGERDPFQPTNTNTTIGVVGTNAALSPTEVTKVAQLAHNGLARTIRPVHTMSDGDTIFALSIPIHRDAPVNTVGVIAAEVMAEAICRAVKHAMTYDH, from the coding sequence ATGGGTACGCCGTTAAAAAACGATACAATCACCGCTATCAATGGCATCAAAGTTGGCAATGCGACAGATGAAAAGGCGCGCACAGGCTGTACGGTGATTCTTTGTGAGTCCGGAGCTGTCGCCGGCGTTGATGTCCGAGGATCTGCCCCCGGCACCAGGGAGACCGATGCAATTCGGCCGGGGGGATTGGTGGAGAAAGTTCATGCAGTTTTACTTACAGGCGGCAGTGCGTTTGGATTGGACGCAGCGGGTGGGGTGATGCAGTTTCTTGAGGAGCGTGACGTCGGATTCCCGGCGGGACCAGTGCGTGTGCCAATTGTGCCAAGTGCTGTCATCTTCGATCTAGGGGTCGGAGATTCAAAAGTCCGTCCAGATCGGGAGATGGGCTATCGCGCCTGTGTGAACGCCACCAGTGTGCAAGTTGAAATGGGACAAGTCGGTGCTGGAACAGGCGCAACGGTTGGGAAGGGACCAGGACTTCAGCCATCAAACGGCGGCCTCGGATCAGCGTGTTACGCCTTGAAATCAGGACTGATCGTTGGGGCAATTGTCGTTGTCAACGCGGTCGGCAATATCGTCGATCCAGCGACAGGAAAAATTCTGGCAGGCGCAAAGCACCCGGAAACGGGGGAGTTTGTGGATATTGTAGAGAGGTTATCTGAACAAGGGGAGAGAGATCCATTTCAACCTACTAATACGAATACAACCATCGGTGTCGTCGGGACAAACGCTGCCCTCTCCCCAACAGAAGTTACGAAAGTCGCGCAGCTAGCGCATAACGGTTTAGCGCGGACAATTCGCCCGGTACATACCATGTCCGATGGTGATACAATTTTCGCGCTTTCGATCCCGATACATCGGGACGCACCGGTCAATACCGTTGGGGTTATCGCAGCGGAGGTCATGGCAGAGGCGATCTGTCGCGCGGTGAAACATGCGATGACATACGATCACTAA
- a CDS encoding NAD(P)-dependent oxidoreductase, which produces MYIALTGATGFVGSYTVRSLVEAGHRIRALVRPTRDTSWLEELGVEICRGEMTDKDALSAFVEGADVVVHTAYDSTAESQQLKYFRSNIFGSLTLLELSRLAGVRQFICTTSTYLLRSDVYTQADVCQTPITEDSPLVSPQSTYVMHNTVLESACRTYYAQFGMNTTAFRCAWIYGIHPNLEKTVWRDIFETVQRGTKYESTFGCDVVAISDVAGALTAAVNNPAAFGQIFNLCDMFVYNQELAQLAREVTDSKAEVVQSKLPKPAEIGSERIKELGVDVHRGIAGICAYFEALHKLI; this is translated from the coding sequence ATGTACATTGCGCTGACAGGAGCCACAGGGTTTGTCGGATCGTATACAGTCCGGTCGCTGGTCGAGGCGGGACACCGTATACGCGCGCTTGTGCGTCCAACAAGAGATACCTCTTGGCTTGAAGAATTGGGGGTCGAGATATGCAGAGGAGAGATGACCGATAAGGATGCACTGTCCGCGTTTGTTGAGGGGGCAGATGTCGTAGTCCATACCGCCTATGATTCCACGGCAGAGAGTCAACAACTCAAATACTTTCGTTCCAATATCTTTGGATCACTGACATTGCTTGAGCTTTCTCGGCTCGCCGGTGTCCGTCAATTCATCTGCACGACAAGCACCTATCTCCTCCGTTCCGATGTTTATACACAAGCAGACGTGTGTCAGACACCGATTACAGAGGATTCACCGCTGGTATCTCCTCAAAGTACCTATGTCATGCACAACACCGTGTTAGAATCGGCATGTCGGACGTACTATGCACAATTCGGCATGAACACAACCGCTTTCCGTTGTGCATGGATTTATGGGATTCATCCAAATCTGGAAAAAACCGTCTGGCGCGACATCTTTGAGACAGTTCAAAGGGGTACAAAGTACGAAAGCACATTTGGATGCGATGTTGTCGCTATCAGTGATGTTGCAGGAGCACTGACGGCGGCAGTGAACAACCCCGCAGCATTTGGTCAGATCTTCAACTTGTGCGACATGTTTGTGTATAACCAAGAATTAGCGCAGTTGGCACGCGAGGTAACCGACAGTAAAGCAGAAGTTGTTCAATCCAAACTTCCGAAACCCGCGGAAATAGGCTCCGAGCGGATAAAAGAGTTGGGTGTAGATGTGCATCGAGGAATAGCTGGCATCTGTGCTTATTTTGAGGCGCTGCACAAATTGATTTAG
- a CDS encoding phytanoyl-CoA dioxygenase family protein gives MRDKLTEEQIEFYQANGFLVIEDFLDADELEEWRRCTDESVAERLGGAVDFLTNQMDPDAFYARVFTQCLRLADTHKGMNKLICDPRIGRMATTLADVEGIRIWHDQALIKPPHGNPT, from the coding sequence ATGCGTGATAAACTCACAGAAGAACAGATCGAATTCTACCAAGCCAACGGTTTTCTGGTCATTGAAGATTTTCTTGATGCGGACGAATTGGAAGAATGGCGCCGATGTACCGACGAATCCGTTGCAGAGCGTCTGGGTGGTGCCGTAGATTTTTTGACAAATCAGATGGACCCAGACGCTTTTTACGCGAGGGTATTCACACAGTGCCTGCGGCTTGCGGATACGCACAAAGGTATGAACAAACTGATCTGTGACCCAAGAATCGGGCGGATGGCTACAACATTGGCGGACGTAGAAGGCATCCGAATCTGGCATGATCAGGCGTTAATTAAGCCACCCCACGGGAATCCTAC
- a CDS encoding MFS transporter: protein MRKLSAYAIYLIHSGGYSLFSAMAYTIIAVYYVEVVGLNPLQLVLIGTVLEVSIFLLEIPTGVVADVYSRRLSVIIGTALLGFSCILAGSIPFFVAILLSQIIAGAGYTFLSGAAQAWIADETSEALASKAYMRGAQMSQVCSLIGIVVSTGLAHLQLNLPTIVGGALFIGLAIFTAFTMPEVGFQPRSQQERTSWKVMGNTFREGLRVVRERSVLIAILSIGIFFGMHTEGLDRLWQVYLLKHFTFPKIGTLEPVIWFGVISVGSSMIQMIGTEIARRWLDTSSRLAVPRALFFINALLVASLVALGLVGNFALVIVIYWSVRLYRSLDRTISTIWINQHVDSRVRATIFSIMGQADACGQAVGGPILGAVGRIVSLRAAMVAAGALLSPVLPIFIRAIRRYR, encoded by the coding sequence ATGAGAAAACTCAGCGCATACGCCATTTATCTCATTCACAGCGGCGGATACTCACTTTTCTCAGCGATGGCGTACACAATCATTGCTGTCTACTACGTTGAGGTGGTTGGTCTTAATCCGCTACAATTGGTGCTCATTGGCACGGTATTGGAAGTTTCCATATTTCTGCTTGAGATCCCCACAGGCGTGGTTGCTGATGTGTATAGCCGCCGATTATCGGTTATTATCGGGACAGCATTACTCGGTTTCAGTTGCATACTGGCAGGTTCGATTCCTTTTTTCGTAGCGATTCTACTATCGCAGATCATTGCTGGGGCGGGTTACACTTTTCTTAGCGGCGCAGCGCAGGCGTGGATCGCTGATGAAACCAGCGAAGCCTTGGCGTCCAAGGCTTATATGCGTGGTGCACAGATGAGTCAGGTCTGTTCCCTAATTGGCATCGTTGTCAGCACGGGGCTAGCGCATCTTCAACTCAACCTTCCGACAATCGTGGGCGGTGCATTGTTCATCGGTTTGGCAATTTTTACTGCCTTCACGATGCCGGAAGTGGGGTTCCAGCCGAGATCTCAACAGGAACGCACTTCTTGGAAAGTAATGGGGAACACCTTTCGCGAAGGGCTGCGGGTCGTACGAGAACGTTCAGTGTTAATTGCCATCCTTAGCATCGGTATCTTCTTCGGGATGCACACCGAAGGATTGGATCGGCTTTGGCAGGTATACCTACTGAAGCACTTTACCTTTCCTAAAATCGGAACGTTAGAACCCGTTATCTGGTTTGGGGTAATCAGCGTCGGCTCAAGCATGATCCAAATGATCGGCACCGAAATCGCTCGACGATGGCTTGATACAAGCAGCCGACTTGCTGTTCCACGTGCCTTATTTTTTATCAATGCGCTGCTGGTTGCAAGCCTTGTTGCTCTCGGCTTGGTTGGTAATTTTGCCCTTGTCATTGTCATTTACTGGTCCGTTCGACTATATCGTTCGCTCGATCGAACCATTAGTACGATTTGGATTAATCAGCACGTTGATTCCAGAGTTCGTGCTACAATCTTTTCAATAATGGGTCAAGCGGATGCATGCGGTCAGGCGGTGGGTGGTCCCATTTTAGGAGCGGTTGGTCGTATCGTATCTCTCCGTGCAGCCATGGTCGCCGCCGGAGCACTCTTGTCTCCCGTATTACCAATTTTTATACGAGCGATACGCAGATATAGGTAA